CGCAGGTAGTCACGAGAGACCATGTCGCCCAATGAGAGGCGGACGCTGGCGAGCTCGCGGGCAAGGAACTCCGTATCTGCCTTGGTCTGCTCATCGCGTCGTCGGTCTGCGGACAAAGTGACCTTGTCTCGGTCCTCCTGGCGATTCTGGGCCAACAAGATCAGCGGTGCGGAATAGGCAGCCTGAGTAGAGAAGGCAAGGTTGAGCAGGATGAAAGGGTAAGGATCCCAGTTCCACCAAAAGCCGCCGATGTTCAGACAGATCCAAATGACAACGAAAACGGTCTGCCACAT
The Corynebacterium breve genome window above contains:
- a CDS encoding DUF1003 domain-containing protein; translation: MADFNRTSLETPVGAQRKRLFRIDDETIGAAAEKVARFFGTGRYLMWQTVFVVIWICLNIGGFWWNWDPYPFILLNLAFSTQAAYSAPLILLAQNRQEDRDKVTLSADRRRDEQTKADTEFLARELASVRLSLGDMVSRDYLRKELEDVKSLLERVEAKLDDAAAEDNDSVADLSAPIQGDVHH